One Sediminicola sp. YIK13 DNA segment encodes these proteins:
- the tamL gene encoding translocation and assembly module lipoprotein TamL — MRTPFSLKNHTAKIGLLLLGIAITSCNALKRVEDDELLLTKNSIHADGEKINSEDAQSLIFQKPNSALLGYPLRLHLYNLAKKNPDSSYQAWLHKNDKREERLNNLLSKKQVARLGESFMVKGYSEWLKQIGEAPVIIDTSRTRKSLERLKAYYGGKGYFNANATYELDSSKRKQRAAIDYQLTLGNPFIIDSFSKKISSPAVDSIYQLNAKNSLVKRGRQFNIADFNNERERLTNIFRNTGIYGFQESSISYEILRDTTKASDDQKLDVEMSIQDLRKRDENTVTTSKYYVHRFKKVNIYADYLFDTNEDSLQSIDYNNYTIYYQGKLRYKPKALTDAIFIKKDSIYRELDRIRTYRQIANLNTFKYPNIDFIVDSTQSKIDANIYLSARPKYSLQLDTDVTHSNIQYAGLAFSSSLVTRNVFGGAETLSFSARGSVGLLSDASLSDEKYVTEIGGDINLNFPRLWLPFISTNKIIPYYMLPQTKISIGTSFQKNIGLDKNTLNTIYGYNWSPTESKRHNIELINIQYVRNLNQDRFYNVYNNSFDRLNNIALGAFESDPTVSEFFEEDNLQLSIPDGTRGFTQAVLEEGRFNLSSNNFSDVRSLEERRVRLTENNLIFAGNYTFTKNNKQGITDNEFYQFRMKFESAGALLSALENIIPFSQNDNGKNLVFGVPYSEYFKTEFDYIKHWDLSRTNVIAFRSFFGLAIPYGNSENVPFVRSYFAGGSNDNRAWNAYSLGPGTTENLNDFNEANLKLAFNLEYRFPIAGDVKGALFADAGNIWNVFDDVENTEATFNNLSSFGDIALGTGFGLRYDFTYFVFRLDTGFKTYNPAEEPAKRWFRDYNFGNAVFNIGINYPF; from the coding sequence ATGAGGACCCCTTTTAGTTTAAAAAATCACACTGCAAAAATAGGTTTATTATTGCTAGGTATCGCAATCACCTCTTGCAATGCGCTTAAAAGGGTTGAAGATGATGAGCTTTTGCTCACCAAAAACTCCATTCATGCCGATGGGGAAAAAATCAACAGTGAGGATGCCCAGAGTCTTATCTTTCAAAAACCGAACAGCGCACTCTTGGGATATCCCTTGCGACTGCACCTTTACAATCTAGCAAAAAAGAATCCGGATTCCTCCTATCAGGCTTGGCTCCACAAAAACGACAAAAGAGAAGAGCGCCTCAACAACCTTTTGTCCAAAAAACAAGTGGCCAGACTGGGCGAATCCTTTATGGTGAAAGGGTATAGCGAGTGGTTAAAACAAATTGGGGAAGCCCCGGTGATTATTGACACCTCCAGAACAAGAAAATCCCTGGAGCGCCTTAAAGCCTATTATGGTGGCAAAGGTTATTTTAACGCCAATGCCACGTATGAATTGGACAGCAGCAAAAGAAAGCAGCGCGCGGCCATAGACTACCAGTTAACCTTGGGGAACCCCTTTATTATTGATAGCTTTTCTAAAAAAATATCATCTCCGGCCGTTGATTCCATCTACCAGTTAAATGCCAAGAACTCTTTGGTAAAAAGGGGAAGACAGTTCAATATTGCAGATTTCAACAACGAGCGGGAGCGTCTTACCAATATTTTCAGAAATACCGGGATCTATGGTTTTCAGGAAAGCTCCATTTCCTACGAGATACTCAGGGACACCACAAAGGCCAGCGATGACCAGAAATTGGATGTGGAAATGAGCATTCAAGATCTAAGGAAACGTGATGAGAACACGGTGACCACTTCCAAATATTACGTGCATCGGTTCAAGAAGGTAAATATATATGCCGATTACCTTTTTGATACGAATGAGGACTCCCTGCAATCTATTGATTATAACAATTACACCATCTACTACCAAGGTAAGTTGCGCTACAAGCCAAAAGCGCTCACGGACGCCATCTTTATCAAAAAAGACAGTATTTATAGGGAACTGGACAGAATACGCACCTATAGGCAAATTGCCAACCTAAATACGTTTAAATACCCGAATATTGATTTTATTGTGGACAGCACCCAGAGTAAGATAGATGCCAATATCTATCTCTCTGCAAGGCCCAAATACTCCCTGCAATTGGATACGGATGTCACCCATTCCAACATACAATATGCCGGTCTGGCATTCAGTTCTTCTTTGGTGACCAGAAACGTATTTGGAGGCGCAGAAACCCTGAGTTTTTCAGCGAGGGGGTCCGTGGGACTTTTAAGTGACGCCTCCCTCTCCGATGAAAAGTACGTTACTGAAATAGGTGGGGACATCAATCTAAATTTCCCTAGGCTGTGGCTCCCCTTTATTAGCACCAACAAGATCATTCCTTATTATATGTTGCCCCAGACCAAAATTTCTATAGGGACCAGCTTTCAAAAAAATATAGGCTTGGACAAAAACACCCTGAACACTATTTATGGGTACAACTGGTCTCCTACAGAATCTAAAAGGCACAACATTGAACTGATCAATATACAGTATGTTAGAAATTTGAACCAGGATCGGTTTTACAATGTTTACAACAATAGTTTTGACCGGCTCAACAACATTGCCCTTGGTGCTTTTGAATCTGACCCTACGGTCTCCGAATTTTTTGAAGAGGACAATCTTCAATTGAGCATCCCGGATGGGACCAGAGGTTTCACCCAAGCGGTTCTGGAGGAGGGACGTTTTAACCTATCGTCAAACAATTTCAGTGATGTTCGCAGCCTGGAAGAGCGTAGGGTGAGGCTAACAGAAAACAACCTGATCTTTGCTGGTAATTACACCTTCACCAAAAACAACAAACAGGGCATCACCGATAACGAATTTTATCAATTTAGAATGAAATTTGAGAGTGCCGGCGCCCTATTGTCTGCCCTAGAAAATATAATCCCATTCAGTCAAAATGACAATGGTAAAAATTTGGTGTTTGGAGTCCCCTACTCCGAATACTTTAAAACAGAATTCGACTATATTAAACACTGGGACCTTTCCCGAACCAATGTCATTGCCTTTAGAAGCTTTTTTGGATTGGCCATCCCTTATGGCAATTCTGAGAACGTACCCTTTGTACGTAGTTATTTTGCCGGCGGCTCCAATGATAACCGGGCTTGGAACGCATATTCCCTAGGCCCCGGTACGACGGAAAATTTAAATGATTTTAACGAGGCCAACCTTAAACTGGCCTTTAATTTGGAATACAGATTCCCTATTGCAGGGGATGTTAAGGGAGCCCTTTTCGCCGATGCCGGCAACATATGGAATGTTTTTGATGATGTGGAGAACACCGAGGCCACATTTAACAATTTAAGTTCTTTTGGTGATATTGCCCTTGGCACCGGTTTTGGCCTGCGTTACGACTTTACTTACTTCGTTTTTCGCTTAGACACTGGTTTTAAAACGTATAATCCGGCAGAAGAACCTGCCAAAAGATGGTTCCGGGACTACAATTTTGGCAACGCCGTGTTCAACATAGGTATAAATTATCCTTTTTAG
- a CDS encoding TrmH family RNA methyltransferase — MVVKSQIKFIKNLQQKKYRNEHKLFVVEGIKLVRELLDSDFEVYGIYTTDLGLLQDTEDVEHISESELQKMSGLKSPNKILAVFHFPTERELKVADWTVVLDDVRDPGNLGTIIRLCDWFGIDRLVCSLNTVDCFNPKTLQATMGSVSRVNIIYTDVIQFLKKTEVPVYGAFMDGTTVYKEAFPEKGILVMGNEANGVSAEVEALIAKKIAIPQFGKSNTESLNVATATAILLNEIRRG; from the coding sequence ATGGTTGTTAAAAGCCAAATAAAATTTATAAAAAACCTACAGCAAAAAAAGTACCGAAATGAACATAAGTTGTTTGTTGTAGAGGGTATTAAGTTGGTCCGGGAGCTGTTGGATTCGGATTTTGAGGTCTACGGAATTTATACGACAGATCTCGGTTTGTTGCAGGATACCGAGGATGTGGAGCACATTTCGGAATCGGAACTTCAGAAAATGAGCGGTCTTAAGTCGCCCAATAAGATTTTAGCTGTTTTCCATTTTCCAACCGAAAGGGAGCTTAAGGTTGCGGATTGGACCGTAGTGCTCGATGATGTTAGGGATCCCGGTAATTTGGGGACCATTATTCGTTTGTGCGATTGGTTTGGAATTGATCGATTGGTGTGCTCTCTGAATACGGTAGATTGTTTTAATCCGAAAACGCTACAGGCCACCATGGGATCTGTTAGTAGGGTGAACATCATATATACCGATGTAATCCAATTTCTTAAAAAAACAGAAGTGCCCGTTTATGGGGCCTTTATGGACGGTACTACCGTTTATAAGGAAGCGTTTCCCGAAAAGGGGATACTGGTCATGGGGAATGAGGCCAATGGCGTAAGTGCTGAGGTGGAAGCCTTGATCGCTAAAAAAATTGCTATTCCGCAATTCGGAAAAAGTAATACGGAAAGTTTAAATGTCGCCACGGCCACGGCGATCCTTTTAAATGAAATAAGAAGAGGGTAG